A genomic region of Kribbella sp. NBC_00382 contains the following coding sequences:
- a CDS encoding aldo/keto reductase, which translates to MTEAVAAASGEFTIGGDLTVRRLGYGTMQLPGPGVWGESRDPDEAVRVLRRAVELGVNFIDTADAYGPFTADLLLKKALHPYADDLVIATKAGFTRQGPGAWSPVGRPAYLRQAVELSLRHLGLERIDLLQLHRIDPEVPVADQLGELANLQSEGKIRHIGLSQVSVAELEEAAKTATIVSVQNLYNLSQRDDEDVLEYAEKNNLAFIPWFPLATGELAKAGGPLDAIAKQHQASPSQLALAWLLKRSPVVLPIPGTSSVAHLEDNVAAAKLELTEDEFARLTDAIK; encoded by the coding sequence ATGACCGAAGCAGTCGCAGCGGCATCCGGTGAGTTCACGATCGGCGGCGACCTCACCGTGCGCCGGCTCGGATACGGCACCATGCAGCTCCCTGGCCCCGGGGTCTGGGGCGAGTCGCGCGATCCCGACGAGGCGGTCCGGGTACTACGCCGCGCCGTCGAGCTCGGCGTCAACTTCATCGACACCGCCGACGCGTACGGCCCGTTCACCGCGGACCTCCTGCTCAAGAAGGCACTGCACCCGTACGCCGACGACCTGGTGATCGCCACCAAGGCCGGATTCACCCGTCAGGGTCCCGGCGCCTGGTCGCCCGTCGGCCGGCCGGCGTACCTGCGCCAGGCCGTCGAGCTGAGCCTGCGCCACCTCGGCCTCGAGCGGATCGACCTGCTCCAGCTGCACCGGATCGACCCCGAGGTCCCGGTCGCGGACCAGCTCGGCGAGCTCGCCAACCTGCAGTCCGAGGGCAAGATCCGGCACATCGGCCTGTCCCAGGTCAGCGTCGCCGAGCTCGAGGAAGCGGCCAAGACCGCGACGATCGTCTCGGTGCAGAACCTGTACAACCTCAGCCAGCGCGACGACGAGGACGTTCTCGAGTACGCCGAGAAGAACAACCTCGCCTTCATCCCGTGGTTCCCGCTCGCGACCGGTGAACTCGCCAAGGCCGGCGGCCCGCTCGACGCGATCGCCAAGCAGCACCAGGCGAGCCCGTCGCAGCTCGCCCTGGCCTGGCTGCTCAAGCGCTCCCCCGTCGTCCTGCCGATCCCCGGCACCTCATCGGTCGCCCACCTCGAGGACAACGTCGCCGCGGCGAAGCTAGAGCTGACGGAGGACGAGTTCGCCCGCCTGACAGACGCGATCAAGTGA
- a CDS encoding TetR/AcrR family transcriptional regulator encodes MPEQSSHPRSLRAMDSVLTATTELLEEGGLPAATVDAISARSGVSKATIYKHWPCRTAIAAEAFGKQMAAAIPLPDKGNAADDLAEQVRRVSAFYAGPQGTIFAQLLAASVADPAASPYFREYFLDKRREAVAELWRRALDRGEVKPGISAETATDVLFGPLIFRLMTDHAELTLEEADKISSAALHGLLAG; translated from the coding sequence ATGCCTGAGCAGTCGTCGCACCCGCGCAGTCTGCGGGCGATGGATTCGGTGCTCACGGCAACCACCGAGTTACTCGAAGAAGGTGGGTTGCCGGCCGCAACGGTTGATGCGATCAGCGCCCGCTCCGGGGTGAGCAAGGCGACGATCTACAAACATTGGCCGTGCCGGACGGCGATCGCGGCCGAGGCCTTCGGCAAGCAGATGGCGGCGGCGATTCCCCTTCCTGACAAGGGGAACGCAGCCGACGATCTGGCCGAGCAGGTTCGGCGGGTCAGCGCGTTCTACGCCGGGCCGCAGGGGACGATCTTCGCTCAGTTGCTCGCGGCATCGGTCGCCGACCCGGCCGCCTCGCCGTACTTCCGGGAGTACTTCCTGGACAAGCGACGGGAGGCCGTGGCCGAGCTTTGGCGACGCGCACTCGATCGTGGCGAGGTGAAGCCGGGGATCAGCGCGGAGACGGCGACCGATGTGCTGTTCGGTCCGCTCATCTTCCGGCTGATGACCGACCACGCGGAGCTGACCCTGGAGGAGGCCGACAAGATCTCGTCGGCCGCCCTCCACGGGTTGCTCGCCGGTTGA
- a CDS encoding DUF6297 family protein has translation MSTADGPVVFDPADFGAIPSSRSLRAWMRKVRRGKADRTVWQQLEDIYVIVFAIAMLGATGGNVLVNLNDKSAACTSGSCSWLLDTVPYILVPLLVSSMLRALLSIGPVSASRATAFWLLATPVDRGSLLRPSYRLVIIVAAVVGALASAVGWALFGAAWSTVAEAALLTTVLLLFTTCATVWAQQTAGRSRWALRIADGLLVVAAVPALLLAFRQEQPSQTAGVAILGFDDVKDSTLSGAPWLLVAGLAALLVAAVLIFFTSRTLGRLDRRTAVAGGDLLAGLAGAAITLDVSLLADVVAGRHWRLKGRLRSRRGRGANAVAMIHREFLRVLRWPRRLVIAFALLVVPYAVAGTGYDVLVPIAAGLAGFGAVRPLMDGLRSVCRSIGLVRALGFELRELRVIMSVVPGAFAVIWATLAEPALGSPSVAFAVAAGMLTGAVRQASARPPSYSGPLVASPMGAIPPGLFSTPMRGFDLLLICLAPVLLGLSSTWIFVIPAIILMLLFAIPPKQN, from the coding sequence ATGAGCACGGCGGACGGCCCGGTCGTCTTCGACCCGGCGGACTTCGGGGCGATCCCGTCGTCGCGGTCGTTGCGCGCGTGGATGCGGAAGGTCCGGCGCGGCAAGGCGGATCGTACGGTCTGGCAGCAGCTCGAGGACATCTACGTGATCGTCTTCGCCATCGCCATGCTCGGCGCGACCGGCGGCAACGTACTGGTCAACCTCAACGACAAATCAGCGGCCTGTACGTCGGGCTCGTGCTCCTGGCTGCTCGACACAGTCCCGTACATCCTGGTGCCGCTGCTCGTCTCCTCGATGTTGCGGGCGCTACTGAGCATCGGGCCGGTCTCGGCGTCTCGGGCCACTGCCTTTTGGCTGCTGGCGACACCAGTCGACCGGGGGTCGCTGCTGCGACCGTCGTACCGGCTGGTGATCATCGTGGCGGCCGTAGTCGGCGCGCTGGCATCTGCTGTGGGCTGGGCGCTCTTCGGGGCCGCTTGGTCGACTGTGGCCGAGGCGGCACTGCTGACGACGGTTCTGCTGCTCTTCACGACCTGTGCGACGGTGTGGGCGCAGCAGACGGCTGGGCGCTCGCGCTGGGCGTTGCGGATTGCTGACGGGCTGCTGGTTGTCGCGGCAGTGCCTGCGTTGCTGCTGGCGTTCCGACAGGAGCAGCCGAGCCAGACGGCCGGCGTCGCCATCCTGGGCTTCGACGATGTGAAGGACTCCACGCTGTCTGGCGCACCTTGGCTGTTGGTGGCTGGGTTGGCTGCGCTGCTGGTCGCGGCGGTGCTGATCTTCTTCACCAGCCGGACGCTTGGCCGACTCGATCGGCGGACAGCTGTCGCCGGGGGAGACCTGCTGGCTGGGCTTGCGGGTGCTGCGATCACGCTGGACGTCAGCTTGCTTGCTGATGTGGTTGCTGGTCGCCACTGGCGGTTGAAGGGACGTCTGCGGTCGCGGCGCGGGCGTGGGGCCAATGCGGTCGCGATGATCCACCGGGAGTTCCTGCGGGTACTGCGGTGGCCGCGGCGGCTGGTGATCGCCTTTGCTCTGCTGGTGGTTCCTTATGCGGTCGCTGGTACCGGGTACGACGTACTGGTGCCCATTGCAGCGGGTCTGGCCGGCTTCGGCGCTGTACGGCCGCTGATGGATGGCCTGCGGTCGGTTTGCCGCTCCATCGGGCTCGTCAGAGCGCTCGGCTTCGAGCTGCGCGAGTTGCGGGTGATCATGTCGGTGGTACCGGGTGCCTTTGCTGTCATCTGGGCGACCCTCGCCGAGCCTGCCCTGGGGAGCCCCTCGGTGGCGTTCGCGGTCGCGGCCGGGATGCTCACGGGTGCTGTCCGCCAGGCTTCGGCGCGGCCTCCGTCGTACAGCGGGCCCTTGGTTGCCTCCCCGATGGGCGCCATCCCGCCTGGCCTCTTCTCCACTCCGATGCGTGGCTTCGATCTGCTGCTGATCTGCCTGGCGCCCGTGCTGCTCGGCCTGAGTAGTACGTGGATCTTCGTGATCCCGGCGATCATCCTGATGCTGCTCTTCGCGATCCCGCCGAAACAGAACTGA
- a CDS encoding HAAS signaling domain-containing protein — MNVQNDADRLVDDYLLRLRKEAEPLPEGRRTELVAEVTAHIAEARAEGAVSESEVRDMLARLGSPEEIVLAATDGLVLVDEPRLRKRDAAAVLLLPLGGFVVLFGWVIGVVLLWTSDRWTRNEKLMGTLIWPFGYAILGVLVDHFVPTDMPSWLAWTGWIIIIVAQTATISMLFRNAQPRRG, encoded by the coding sequence ATGAACGTACAGAACGACGCGGACCGCTTGGTGGATGACTACCTGCTCCGGTTGCGCAAGGAGGCCGAGCCGCTGCCGGAAGGCCGGCGTACCGAGCTGGTCGCCGAGGTCACCGCACACATCGCCGAGGCCCGCGCCGAGGGAGCGGTCAGCGAGAGCGAGGTCCGCGACATGCTGGCCCGGCTGGGAAGCCCCGAGGAGATCGTCCTCGCCGCCACCGACGGCCTGGTCCTCGTAGACGAGCCGAGGCTGCGCAAGCGGGACGCGGCGGCGGTGCTGTTGCTGCCTCTCGGCGGCTTCGTCGTCTTGTTCGGCTGGGTGATCGGGGTCGTGCTGCTCTGGACCTCCGACCGCTGGACCCGCAACGAGAAGCTGATGGGCACCCTGATCTGGCCCTTCGGCTACGCCATCTTGGGCGTCCTGGTCGACCACTTCGTCCCAACGGACATGCCGTCCTGGCTGGCCTGGACCGGCTGGATCATCATCATCGTCGCCCAGACCGCAACCATCTCCATGCTGTTCAGAAACGCCCAACCCCGCCGCGGCTGA
- a CDS encoding PadR family transcriptional regulator: MVAEKVFTQLRRGTLEFCVLALLQGEERYGFELVKELGEVDGLVTTEGTIYPLLARLRREGLVDTTWRESGSGPPRRYYKTTDQGRQALAAFTADWERFRNSVDTVLGRGRQG; this comes from the coding sequence ATGGTAGCGGAGAAGGTCTTCACCCAGCTGCGCCGCGGAACGCTCGAGTTCTGTGTGCTCGCGTTGCTGCAGGGCGAGGAGCGCTACGGGTTCGAGCTGGTCAAGGAGCTCGGTGAGGTCGACGGGCTCGTCACCACGGAGGGGACCATCTACCCACTGCTGGCGCGACTGCGGCGGGAGGGGCTGGTGGACACCACCTGGCGCGAGTCGGGGTCGGGGCCGCCGCGGCGCTACTACAAGACAACTGACCAGGGGCGGCAGGCGCTGGCTGCGTTCACCGCGGACTGGGAGCGGTTCCGGAACTCGGTCGACACCGTACTGGGGCGAGGGAGACAGGGATGA
- a CDS encoding carbohydrate kinase family protein has translation MRIAVAGSIATDILMTFPGRFKDQFLEEQMHKVSLSFLVDELVVHRGGVAANICYGMAQLGQGSLLVGSVGADFTEYGEALVKAGVDISHVRICDNVHTARFTCTTDLDANQIASFYTGAMAESREIDLAAIHASTGGIDLVLIGADDPDGMLRHTALAKANGIDVAADPSQQLARMDGEQIRELVDGATYLFSNEYESGLMVQKTGWSHDEILSRVGVRVTTHGGDGVVIENAGGILAKIPAVPAPGLVDPTGGGDAFRAGYLTGRAAGLDHEAAAQIGCTLATTVLETVGTQEYSLDQTVFLERLASAYGSEASSTAASTLKLG, from the coding sequence ATGCGCATCGCCGTCGCCGGATCGATCGCGACCGACATCCTGATGACGTTCCCCGGGCGCTTCAAGGATCAGTTCCTCGAAGAGCAGATGCACAAGGTCTCGCTGTCCTTCCTGGTCGATGAGCTGGTCGTGCACCGCGGTGGGGTCGCCGCCAACATCTGCTACGGGATGGCCCAGCTCGGCCAGGGGTCGCTGCTCGTCGGCTCGGTCGGAGCGGACTTCACGGAGTACGGCGAAGCGCTGGTCAAGGCCGGCGTGGACATCTCGCACGTACGGATCTGCGACAACGTGCACACCGCCCGCTTCACCTGTACTACGGACCTCGACGCCAACCAGATCGCGTCCTTCTACACCGGCGCGATGGCAGAGTCCCGGGAGATCGACCTGGCCGCGATCCACGCGTCGACAGGTGGGATCGACCTGGTCCTGATCGGCGCCGACGACCCGGACGGCATGCTGCGGCACACCGCGCTCGCCAAGGCCAACGGGATCGACGTCGCCGCCGACCCCTCGCAGCAGCTGGCCCGGATGGACGGCGAGCAGATCCGCGAACTGGTCGACGGCGCGACGTACCTGTTCAGCAATGAGTACGAGTCCGGCTTGATGGTCCAGAAGACCGGCTGGAGCCACGACGAGATCCTGTCCCGGGTGGGAGTCCGAGTCACCACGCATGGCGGCGACGGCGTCGTCATCGAGAACGCCGGCGGCATCCTGGCGAAGATCCCGGCCGTACCTGCGCCCGGACTCGTCGACCCGACCGGTGGCGGCGATGCCTTCCGCGCCGGCTACCTGACCGGTCGCGCGGCCGGCCTCGACCACGAAGCCGCCGCCCAGATCGGCTGCACCCTGGCCACCACCGTCCTCGAGACAGTCGGCACCCAGGAGTACAGCCTCGACCAGACGGTCTTCCTCGAGCGCCTCGCGTCGGCGTACGGCTCAGAAGCCTCCAGCACCGCAGCCAGCACCCTCAAACTCGGCTGA
- a CDS encoding 3' terminal RNA ribose 2'-O-methyltransferase Hen1, with protein sequence MFLTIATRSSVPDVPATDLGFLLHKNPARPQSVEVAGGTAHVLYPEATAERCTAAVLLEVDPIGLVRSGRGRPSEGFTLGQYVNDRPYAASSLLAVALGKLFRTAMNGRCDARPALAATAVPLEIHIPALPCRGGPTLATRFFEPLGWTVDARPIPLDPEIPSWGDSRYVDLRLTGTLRLADALNHLYVLMPVLDDAKHYWVDTEEIDKLIRAGDGWLAAHPDKDLISHRYLAHRRNLTDTALDRLTEAEGDLLEDEPATEVGDDLPGPATSAPHVSSGGGSASSSPSLAAQRRATVLEVLREIGGHRVGDLGCGEGVLVAELLKDGRYDLVVATDVSSRALAQAEKRLHVREMSERQRERLRLFQSSVTYADGRLSGLDAAVLMEVVEHVDPPRLPALAKAVFGAAKPGAVVVTTPNSEYNVRFEALKAGGFRHADHRFEWTRQEFREWAEGVCATYGYLVEFRPVGPVDHEVGAPTQLAIFRKGEV encoded by the coding sequence GTGTTCCTGACCATCGCCACGCGTTCCTCGGTGCCTGACGTCCCCGCGACCGATCTCGGATTCCTGTTGCACAAGAATCCGGCGCGACCTCAGTCGGTCGAGGTCGCCGGCGGGACGGCGCACGTGCTCTACCCGGAGGCGACGGCGGAACGCTGCACCGCGGCGGTACTGCTGGAAGTCGACCCGATCGGCCTGGTCCGCTCCGGCCGCGGCCGGCCTTCGGAGGGTTTCACCCTCGGCCAGTACGTGAACGACCGCCCGTATGCCGCCTCCAGCCTGCTCGCCGTCGCTCTCGGCAAACTCTTCCGCACCGCCATGAACGGCCGCTGCGACGCCCGCCCGGCCCTGGCAGCCACCGCGGTCCCCCTGGAAATCCACATCCCCGCCCTCCCTTGCCGCGGAGGGCCCACTCTGGCGACCCGCTTCTTCGAGCCCCTCGGCTGGACGGTAGACGCCCGCCCCATTCCCCTGGACCCAGAAATCCCATCCTGGGGCGACTCCCGCTACGTAGACCTCCGTCTAACCGGCACCCTCCGCCTGGCAGACGCCCTGAACCACCTGTACGTCCTCATGCCGGTCCTGGACGACGCCAAGCACTACTGGGTAGACACCGAAGAGATCGACAAACTAATCCGAGCCGGCGATGGCTGGCTCGCCGCCCACCCCGACAAAGACCTGATCTCCCACCGCTACCTAGCCCACCGCCGCAACCTCACCGACACAGCTCTCGACCGCCTGACGGAGGCCGAAGGTGACCTCCTCGAAGACGAGCCGGCCACCGAGGTCGGCGATGACCTGCCCGGCCCCGCCACTTCCGCGCCCCACGTGTCGTCTGGCGGCGGCTCTGCCTCCTCCTCGCCGTCGCTTGCCGCGCAGCGGCGGGCGACGGTGCTCGAAGTGCTGCGCGAGATTGGTGGGCACCGCGTGGGCGATCTCGGCTGTGGGGAGGGCGTTCTGGTTGCCGAGCTGCTCAAGGACGGGCGGTATGACTTGGTGGTGGCGACGGATGTGTCGTCGCGGGCGCTTGCGCAGGCTGAGAAGCGGCTGCATGTGCGGGAGATGTCGGAGCGGCAGCGGGAGCGGTTGCGGTTGTTTCAGTCGTCGGTGACTTATGCGGATGGGCGGCTGAGTGGGCTGGATGCTGCTGTGCTGATGGAGGTGGTCGAGCACGTGGATCCGCCTCGGCTGCCGGCGTTGGCGAAGGCTGTTTTCGGGGCCGCGAAGCCCGGTGCGGTGGTGGTGACCACGCCTAATTCGGAGTACAACGTGCGGTTCGAGGCGCTCAAGGCCGGAGGGTTCCGGCATGCGGATCACCGGTTCGAGTGGACCCGGCAGGAGTTTCGCGAGTGGGCTGAGGGTGTGTGTGCGACGTACGGGTATCTAGTTGAGTTTCGGCCGGTGGGGCCGGTCGACCACGAGGTCGGCGCGCCTACCCAGCTGGCGATCTTCAGGAAGGGGGAGGTGTGA
- a CDS encoding polynucleotide kinase-phosphatase yields the protein MATIGVPALSLVVLVGASGSGKSTFARKHFLGTEVISSDVCRGLVSDDENDQAATKDAFAVLHFIAGKRLAAGRLTVIDATNVQPDARKELVALAKEYDVLPVAIVLDPPEAVCVARNELRPDRQFGKQVVVRQRSQLRRRLKSLKREGFRTVHTLSTVEEIDAVSIERTRLFNDLKDQTGPFDIVGDIHGCRAELEQLLTALGYTITRDAEGRPTDAHHPQRRAIFVGDLVDRGPDTPGVLRLVMGMVNKGNAYCVTGNHEAKLLRSMQGKKVRINHGLAESLEQLAEESDEFRAEVATFMDGLISHYVFDSGNLVVSHAGLVERMHGRTSGRVRSFCLYGETTGETDEFGLPIRYPWANEYRGRAMVVYGHTPTPEPEWINNTICLDTGAVFGGSLTALRYPERELVQIQAAEQYYKPAKPLHVPAAPEREPDVLDITDVVGRRVIETQTHGRISVRAEQAGAALEVMSRFAIDPRLLLYLPPTMSPVATSPVPGLLEHPAQAFEAYKGQGVTELVCEEKHRGSRAVVLLTRDDDVAEKRFGLAGRGAVHTRTGRSFFDAILTDDLLLRLRKVAEEAGLFEELDTSWLLLDAELLPWSAKAGELLRNQYAAVGAAARASLPAATAALEAAATAGLDVGEMLDRTKRRTANADRFTEAYRRYCWPTEGLDGVRLAPFQLLASEGATYQEKPHAWHLALADRMVAAGPSLVTPTRRLYVDLESWDAGISWWEELTGAGGEGMVVKPAANLVRTPKGLAQPGLKVRGQEYLRIIYGPDYTEPENFSRLRDRKLGHKRSLALREYAVGLEALERAARGEPLWRIHECVFAVLALESEPVDPRL from the coding sequence ATGGCGACTATCGGCGTACCAGCGTTGAGTTTGGTGGTGCTGGTCGGGGCTAGTGGGTCGGGCAAGTCGACGTTTGCGCGCAAGCACTTCCTCGGCACCGAGGTGATCTCGAGTGATGTGTGTCGCGGGCTGGTGTCGGACGACGAGAACGATCAGGCGGCGACCAAGGACGCGTTCGCAGTGCTGCATTTCATCGCGGGCAAGAGACTCGCGGCGGGCAGGCTGACGGTGATCGACGCGACCAACGTTCAGCCCGACGCGCGCAAGGAGCTGGTCGCGCTCGCGAAAGAGTACGACGTGTTGCCGGTGGCAATCGTTCTCGATCCGCCCGAGGCAGTCTGTGTCGCGCGCAACGAGCTGCGTCCGGACCGGCAGTTCGGCAAGCAGGTCGTCGTCCGCCAGCGGTCGCAGCTCCGGCGCCGCCTGAAAAGCCTTAAACGCGAGGGCTTCCGGACCGTCCACACGCTATCGACCGTCGAGGAGATCGATGCCGTCAGCATCGAACGTACGAGACTCTTCAACGATCTCAAAGACCAGACCGGCCCGTTCGACATCGTCGGCGACATCCACGGCTGCCGCGCCGAGCTCGAGCAACTGCTCACCGCCCTCGGCTACACGATCACCCGCGACGCCGAGGGTCGCCCAACAGACGCGCACCACCCGCAACGACGCGCGATCTTCGTCGGCGACCTGGTCGACCGCGGCCCGGACACCCCCGGCGTACTCCGCCTGGTCATGGGAATGGTCAACAAAGGCAACGCGTACTGCGTGACCGGCAACCACGAGGCCAAGCTGCTCCGCTCGATGCAGGGCAAGAAGGTCCGCATCAACCACGGCCTCGCCGAGTCGCTGGAGCAGTTGGCCGAAGAGTCCGACGAGTTCCGCGCCGAGGTCGCCACCTTCATGGACGGCCTCATCTCGCACTACGTCTTCGACAGCGGCAACCTGGTCGTCTCGCACGCCGGCCTGGTCGAGCGGATGCACGGCAGAACCTCAGGTCGTGTCCGTTCCTTCTGCCTGTACGGCGAAACGACCGGCGAGACCGACGAGTTCGGCCTGCCGATCCGCTACCCGTGGGCCAACGAATACCGCGGTCGCGCGATGGTCGTCTACGGCCACACGCCGACCCCGGAGCCGGAGTGGATCAACAACACGATCTGCCTCGACACCGGCGCCGTCTTCGGAGGCTCGCTGACCGCCCTGCGTTACCCCGAGCGCGAACTCGTCCAAATCCAGGCTGCCGAGCAGTACTACAAGCCGGCGAAGCCACTGCACGTCCCGGCCGCCCCCGAGCGCGAGCCGGACGTCCTCGACATCACGGACGTCGTCGGCCGGCGCGTGATCGAGACCCAGACGCACGGCCGGATCAGCGTCCGCGCCGAGCAGGCCGGTGCCGCGCTCGAGGTGATGAGCCGGTTCGCGATCGACCCGCGTCTCCTCCTGTACCTGCCGCCGACGATGAGCCCGGTCGCGACCTCACCGGTACCAGGTCTGCTGGAGCACCCGGCGCAGGCGTTCGAGGCCTACAAGGGTCAGGGCGTCACCGAGTTGGTGTGCGAGGAGAAGCACAGGGGCTCGCGTGCCGTCGTCCTGCTGACCCGGGACGACGACGTCGCCGAGAAGCGTTTCGGCCTCGCCGGTCGCGGCGCCGTACACACCCGCACCGGCCGCTCGTTCTTCGACGCGATCCTGACGGACGACCTGCTACTCCGGCTGCGCAAGGTCGCCGAAGAGGCCGGCCTGTTCGAGGAGCTGGACACCTCGTGGTTGCTGCTCGATGCCGAGCTCCTGCCGTGGAGTGCGAAGGCCGGCGAGCTCCTGCGCAACCAGTACGCCGCTGTCGGCGCGGCCGCTCGAGCTTCGTTGCCAGCAGCAACGGCTGCACTCGAAGCGGCCGCCACGGCAGGGCTTGACGTGGGGGAGATGCTCGACCGGACAAAGCGTCGTACTGCGAACGCGGATCGCTTCACCGAGGCCTATCGCCGGTACTGCTGGCCGACCGAGGGACTCGACGGGGTCCGGCTGGCGCCGTTCCAGCTGCTCGCCTCCGAAGGAGCGACGTACCAGGAGAAGCCGCACGCCTGGCACCTCGCCCTGGCCGACCGGATGGTTGCCGCAGGCCCCTCTCTCGTCACGCCGACCCGACGGCTCTACGTCGACCTCGAGTCGTGGGACGCCGGGATCTCGTGGTGGGAGGAGCTGACCGGCGCCGGTGGCGAGGGGATGGTGGTGAAGCCCGCGGCCAACCTCGTCCGTACTCCGAAAGGCCTCGCGCAACCCGGGTTGAAGGTCCGCGGCCAGGAGTATCTCCGGATCATCTACGGCCCCGACTACACCGAGCCGGAGAACTTCAGCCGGCTCCGCGATCGCAAGCTCGGCCACAAGCGCTCGCTCGCACTCCGCGAGTACGCCGTCGGCCTGGAGGCGCTGGAACGAGCCGCCCGGGGTGAGCCGCTTTGGCGCATCCACGAATGCGTCTTCGCTGTACTGGCCCTCGAATCAGAACCGGTAGACCCTCGGCTCTAG
- a CDS encoding ABC transporter ATP-binding protein produces the protein MTKAAPRLAVKGLRHLYAERPVIEDLTFTLRAGRAIALVGPNGAGKTTVLKCIVGSAEPAAGQILLDGSPIDERAEIVRRDVASLLDDLDFFPDLTAAEHLDLLARAHGNGTPEDLVDTVLDDVGLLGAADQLPGSLSSGQRRRLALATALVRPRKLLVLDEPEARLDSEGVAWLAEMLLAEKKRGTSILFASHDAALVDAVADETVTLTPLA, from the coding sequence GTGACGAAGGCCGCACCCCGGTTGGCCGTCAAGGGCCTTCGGCACCTGTACGCCGAACGCCCGGTGATCGAGGACCTCACCTTCACGCTCCGAGCCGGCCGGGCGATCGCCCTGGTCGGCCCCAACGGCGCGGGCAAGACGACCGTACTCAAGTGCATCGTCGGCTCCGCCGAGCCGGCCGCGGGTCAGATCCTGCTGGACGGGTCGCCGATCGACGAGCGCGCTGAGATCGTCCGTCGCGACGTCGCCTCGCTGCTCGACGACCTCGACTTCTTCCCGGACCTGACCGCCGCCGAGCACCTGGACCTGCTGGCCCGCGCGCACGGCAACGGGACGCCGGAGGACCTGGTCGACACGGTTCTGGATGATGTCGGCCTGCTTGGCGCCGCGGACCAGTTGCCTGGCTCGCTCTCGTCGGGTCAGCGGCGGCGGCTCGCGCTGGCCACGGCGCTGGTCCGGCCGCGGAAGCTGCTGGTGCTCGACGAGCCCGAGGCCCGGCTGGACTCGGAAGGCGTCGCCTGGCTCGCTGAAATGCTGCTGGCGGAGAAGAAGCGCGGTACGTCGATCCTGTTCGCCAGTCACGACGCGGCGCTGGTGGACGCCGTCGCCGACGAGACCGTCACGCTCACCCCGCTCGCATGA
- a CDS encoding O-methyltransferase, with protein MGSQVQVTDELHEYMVAHGMPLDEVASDLVAETQALGGVSEMLTTADQAALLTTLTRLVGARRAVEIGTFTGFSALAISRGLPADGELICLDVSDEWTSIGRRYWERAGVADKIDLRIGDAHDSAAKLEGEFDLAFVDAEKPGYIDYFEQLVPKIRPNGLLLFDNTLAGGRVVGEHADDPVDRKEFNAHIAADQRVDVVMLGIGDGLTLVRKR; from the coding sequence ATGGGTAGTCAGGTACAGGTCACCGACGAGCTGCACGAGTACATGGTCGCGCACGGAATGCCGCTGGACGAGGTGGCGAGCGATCTGGTCGCCGAGACCCAGGCACTGGGCGGCGTCTCCGAGATGCTGACCACCGCTGACCAGGCGGCGCTGCTGACGACGCTGACCCGGCTGGTGGGCGCCCGCCGCGCGGTCGAGATCGGTACCTTCACCGGGTTCTCCGCGCTGGCGATCTCCCGCGGGCTGCCGGCCGACGGCGAGCTGATCTGCCTCGACGTGAGCGACGAGTGGACCTCGATCGGGCGCCGGTACTGGGAGCGGGCCGGGGTCGCGGACAAGATCGACCTGCGGATCGGCGACGCGCACGACTCGGCGGCCAAGCTCGAGGGCGAGTTCGACCTGGCCTTCGTGGACGCCGAGAAGCCGGGCTACATCGACTACTTCGAGCAGCTCGTACCGAAGATCCGGCCGAACGGGCTGCTGCTGTTCGACAACACGCTGGCCGGCGGCCGGGTGGTCGGCGAGCACGCGGACGACCCGGTCGACCGCAAGGAGTTCAACGCGCACATCGCCGCGGACCAGCGGGTCGACGTGGTCATGCTCGGCATCGGCGACGGCCTGACCCTGGTCCGGAAGCGGTGA